In Helicobacter pylori Shi112, the genomic window ATAATCGTGTGGTTTCAAGCTTAGCGATTCTTTTTATCATCATCGGGTTATTGGGGTTATTTGCCCCTAAACACCAAACCAAAATGCTTAATATTACGGCGTATTTTTCTATCGCTATTATCCTGTTTTTAAACATTGCAAACATTGTTTATTATGGCATTTATGGGAATGTGTTTGATGAAAATTTATTGGAATTTTTGCATGAAGACACGCTCACGATTTTAAAAATGAGCGGGGAATACCCTATTTTTTCCAGTTTTTCACTCTTTGTGATCCTTAGCGTTTTAATCTCTTTTATCTATTTCAAACTCCAAAACGCCCTTTTTAAACCCAATGTTTATCAAGCCACCAAACCCCTTAAAACTTTCATTTTATTTACGCTTTTTGCACTCATGCAAATGTTTTACATTAACGCGCAATTGAGCTTTGTTGGCGCGTCTTTAGATCTCAGCATAGAGCCAGCCAAAGATCCTTTTTTAATGAAAATTACCCCCGGGGCGTTTCGCAACCTTTATCTTTTGGCACGCAATTACAGACAAAGCCATAACCTTAAATTCAGCGATTTTGCTAAAGGATCGCCCCTAGAAGTGGCGAAAAATTATTTCAATCTTAAAGAAAACCCCTCAAACAACCTCTATGAGTTGCTTTCTCAAACAAGCCGCAACAATTCCAATCAAACCATTCAACATGTTTTTTATATCGTTTCAGAGTCTTTGAGTTCATGGCATTTTGATCCAAAATTTGACGCCATAGGGCTAACGAGCGCTTTACAAGATTTGGTTAAAAAAGAGCATGCCTACATGCTTTCTGCTTTTATTGAAAGCGCCCCACGGACCGTTAAAAGCCTAGATGTCCAAATCACAGGCTTGCCTTATATCAATGATAATAATTTAGTCAATTCAGGAGTGATTCTTCCTAGCTTTCCTATGGCGATTGGCAATATCACAAAAACTCTGGGTTATAGAAACAACTTTTATTATGGGGGTAGCGGGATTTGGAACAAACTAACTAGTTTCACCAAAAAACAAGGTTTTCACGCCCTTTATTTCAATAACCACCTCTTAGAATTTGCCAAAAACAAGCCCTACCCTAAGCCCATAGAAAGCAACTGGGGAGTGCATGATAATATTTTATTTGACTATATTTTAGAAAACACCAACCCCAATGAAAAAACTTTCAGCATGGTCATGACTTTAAGCAACCACGCGATCAAAAATGTGAATCTCAAAGCCTTTGGCGTGCCTTTAGAAAAAATCCAAAAATTTGTGGAAAACACCCCCAAAGCAGAAAATCTACCGGACGCTAATTCTTTAGGGCATATTTACTGGTATGACAAAGTGGTAGTCAATTTCATCCAAAAAGCCAGCCAAAAATTCCCTAACTCGCTTTTTATCATCACAGGGGATCATTTTGACAGGAGTTATGAATACGCTAAAAACGATTTATATACGATTAAATCCGTGCCGCTTATTTTGTTCGCCCCTACTTTAAAGCCTGAAAAAATCAGTCAAGTCGGATCGCATTTGGACATCGCTCCTACGATTGTTGAACTAGTCGCTCCTAAAGGTTTTCAATTTGTGAGTTTTGGAAAGCCTTTATTTTCTAACAATACAACAAACCCTCCAAGCCACCCCAATTACGCGCTGGGTTATGAAGCGATCGCTACCAAAGATTATTTTTATAACCCCAGTTTGGGGTTAAGGTATTTGAACGAAAATTACAAAGAACAAAAGGATAAACAAAACGACAAAATAGAAGCTTCTCAGTTTTACCAGCAATTAGAATCCTTAAAAGCTCTCAGTTATTACTTGCTCTATCATGGGGCTAATCTTAAAGATTGACAAACTGAGTTTTTAATTCCATTAAACGCATGATTTTTGCTACAATAATAGGATTTTAATGGATAAAGGACAATAAGCATGCCAAACACGGGCGTTGTTTTATTAGACGGGCAAGCGCTAGCTTATGATATAGAAAAAGATTTGAAAAATAAAATCCAAATAATAACCGCACAAACGCATAAACGCCCCAAACTAGCCGTGATTTTAGTGGGGAAAGATCCCGCTAGTATCACTTATGTCAATATGAAGATCAAAGCATGCGAAAGGGTGGGCATGGATTTTGACTTAAAAACCCTCCAAGAAAATATTACTGAGGCCAAATTGCTGTCCTTGATTAAAGATTACAATACCGATCAAAACATTTCAGGCGTTTTAGTCCAGCTCCCCCTACCCAGACACATTGATACTAAAATGGTTTTAGAAGCCATTGACCCCAATAAAGATGTGGATGGTTTCCACCCCCTTAATATCGGCAAGCTCTGCACTCAAAAAGAATCGTTTCTGCCAGCTACCCCTATGGGCGTGATGCGTCTTTTAGAGCATTATCATATTGAAATCAAGGGTAAGGATGTGGCGATTATTGGGGCGAGCAATATCATTGGAAAACCTTTGAGCATGCTCATGTTAAACGCTGGGGCTAGCGTGAGCGTGTGCCATATTTTGACTAAAGACATTAGCTTTTACACCCAAAACGCTGATATTGTCTGCGTGGGTGTGGGTAAGCCTGATTTGATTAAAGCGAGCATGTTAAAAAAAGGGGCTGTAGTGGTGGATATTGGGATCAATCATTTGAATGATGGGCGTATCGTGGGCGATGTGGATTTTAACAACGCGCAAAAAGTCGCCGGTTTTATCACCCCTGTGCCTAAAGGCGTGGGGCCTATGACGATTGTTTCGCTTTTAGAAAACACTCTCATCGCTTTTGAAAAACAACAAAGGAAGGGACTTTAAATGAAATTTTTACGCTCTGTTTATGCGTTTTGCTCCAGTTGGGTAGGAACGATCACTATTGTGCTGTTGGTTAT contains:
- the folD gene encoding bifunctional methylenetetrahydrofolate dehydrogenase/methenyltetrahydrofolate cyclohydrolase FolD, with the protein product MPNTGVVLLDGQALAYDIEKDLKNKIQIITAQTHKRPKLAVILVGKDPASITYVNMKIKACERVGMDFDLKTLQENITEAKLLSLIKDYNTDQNISGVLVQLPLPRHIDTKMVLEAIDPNKDVDGFHPLNIGKLCTQKESFLPATPMGVMRLLEHYHIEIKGKDVAIIGASNIIGKPLSMLMLNAGASVSVCHILTKDISFYTQNADIVCVGVGKPDLIKASMLKKGAVVVDIGINHLNDGRIVGDVDFNNAQKVAGFITPVPKGVGPMTIVSLLENTLIAFEKQQRKGL
- a CDS encoding LTA synthase family protein, which produces MKSLSHALFSLFLKGFYFTFFMSLLFVFNRIGFILYTGYYKHALKNPIFDEIIKTLFNGARYDNRVVSSLAILFIIIGLLGLFAPKHQTKMLNITAYFSIAIILFLNIANIVYYGIYGNVFDENLLEFLHEDTLTILKMSGEYPIFSSFSLFVILSVLISFIYFKLQNALFKPNVYQATKPLKTFILFTLFALMQMFYINAQLSFVGASLDLSIEPAKDPFLMKITPGAFRNLYLLARNYRQSHNLKFSDFAKGSPLEVAKNYFNLKENPSNNLYELLSQTSRNNSNQTIQHVFYIVSESLSSWHFDPKFDAIGLTSALQDLVKKEHAYMLSAFIESAPRTVKSLDVQITGLPYINDNNLVNSGVILPSFPMAIGNITKTLGYRNNFYYGGSGIWNKLTSFTKKQGFHALYFNNHLLEFAKNKPYPKPIESNWGVHDNILFDYILENTNPNEKTFSMVMTLSNHAIKNVNLKAFGVPLEKIQKFVENTPKAENLPDANSLGHIYWYDKVVVNFIQKASQKFPNSLFIITGDHFDRSYEYAKNDLYTIKSVPLILFAPTLKPEKISQVGSHLDIAPTIVELVAPKGFQFVSFGKPLFSNNTTNPPSHPNYALGYEAIATKDYFYNPSLGLRYLNENYKEQKDKQNDKIEASQFYQQLESLKALSYYLLYHGANLKD